From the genome of Lemur catta isolate mLemCat1 chromosome 18, mLemCat1.pri, whole genome shotgun sequence:
CCTTGGAtccaccccaaccccagcctcAGTTTGGGGTTAAACTTGTCCTCCTTGGATTCTCTCCCGCCTGACTTGAAGACTTGACGTCGCCTCAAAAACCTCACCCGGGGATTTCCCTCCGTGGTTCTCCTTTGCAGAGCAGGGTCAGCTCCCCCAAGTGTCCCTGCACTAATTGCTCACCACTGCTTACAAAACTCCTTGCTTTCCTCAATATCAGTGTCAGGGCTGCCCTACACTCACTGTCACTGAGGCCCCAtttttgtcccccaccccccgcctcctTCCCAACCAACACTTTCCCAAAATTCTCTCTTGAGACCTCATCCCTCAACCAAAGCACACAGTACCACTCAAAAATGACAGTAAAAACCCAAGCACACACCACTCACTGTGGTTCTCACTGCAGCTTCCTGACCCCTGCAGTAAATCAGGGAGTGGGCTTCTGCAAGTGCTGGTGACAAACTGCATGGGAGGGTCACGACCCTGAGGTCTGGGCTCAGGGTTGCAATGAACATTCCTCTCCTCGGGTGGTAGCTGGTAGCTGTCACCTACTCAGAAAGTCACATGTCAGCAGCCGGAGGGGTCTCCGTTTGTCTCAGCCCTTGACATCACTCCCTCCGTATCACTCGGAGCAGCATAATTGGTTTCCTTATCTGGGCAGCCAGGCCACGGCTGTCTGCAGGCCACAGAGAAATCAAAGGCGGGGTGCAGGcaccgggggtgggggaggagagagcaaCTTCCCGGTTTCTGGCAGGCACTCGAGAGAACCTCCGGAGGTCCGAGGGAGCTTTAGAGTTGCTTTATTTCCGTTGGTCCCTGAGAGCTGAGACTGGTGGGGTAGAGCCACCAGAGGAATAAACAGCGGTTTCTTGTGCCCCTCGGGGTCAGGAACGGTCTGCTCAAAAGGAAGCCATCCACCGCCCGGGGCCATTCCCACGGCTCTACGGATGCCAGGTCGGCAGGCTGTGTCCTCGCCCCCAGGAACCCGCTCCGGTGGTAAGTCATCTATGTATTTAGCCAGTTATGGCCATGTTGGTGCTTAGTGTGGTTTCACTTTTGCAAACATTTGTCTATGTCCTTCGAGAGAAAGACATTTCAGCCTGTCACAGGCAGCTGCTTCGGGGGGGTGAGTAGACTtttgaaacacataaaaattagttTCTACACCAATTTCTTGAAATTAAGCCGCAATACTTGGTTCTCTTTCATTGTGTATTTTCTTACATGTTGTTTTCAAGTCGACAAGTCTTGTTTCTCCCAAAAGAATATTATACGTTCTGTGAAGATAGTGTCATGCCTGCTTTATTCCCGTGGCGGCTGGAACCCCGCAGGGCACCTGTGTGCTCTGACAACTGATCCGGGGTAGCAGCTGCTCCGGGGAAGTGGGCACATGCCGAAGAAATGTTTATCTTCTGAGATGGAGACCCGTTGTGGCTAAAATTAAGTGCCAGAAAAGAGAACGTGGGGCTGTATGGGCACTAGTCCTGTTTGCTGTTTCCTCCAGGACAACATAGCTGTAGGAAGGGAAAGATAATCTCCCATTTCTCCACAGGGCAGCCTGAGGATGGCTAATTACACGTCAGCACCAGAGGATGAGTATGATGTCCTCATAGAGGGTGATCTAAAGGACAACGAGGCAGAACAATGTGACAAGTACGACGCCCAGGTCCTCTCAGCCCAGCTGGCGCCGCTGCTCTTCTCCCTGGTGTTCCTGGCCGGGCTCCTGGGCAATATCGTGGTTGTGCTTATCCTGGTAAAATATAAAGGACTCAAACACGtggaaaatatctattttttaaacttggcAGTTTCAAACTTGTGTTTCTCGCTTACCCTGCCATTCTGGGCTTACACTGCTTCCCACGGGGGCGGTCTCAGTGATCCCATGTGTAAAATTCTCGTTGGACTCTGCTCCGTAGGCCCATATGCTGGGGCACTGTTCAATGTCCTCCTGACTGTGCAAAGATACCTGGTGTTTTCCCACACGCGATGCTTTTCCCGGGCCACCAGGAAGGTGCCCTGCCGCATCATTACAAGTGTCCTGGCGTGGGTAACAGTCATCATTCTGGTCATTTTGCCTGAATGCATGTTTTATAAACCTCAGATGGAAGCCCCAGTCTACAAGTGCACCTTTAGCAGACCTCCCTTCCTGCCAATGGAAGAGACATTCCGGAAGAATTTTCTGACTTTAATGATGAACATTTCAGTTATTGTCTTCCCGTTGTTcgttttgatatttttctatgtGCCAATGAGAAAAACACTAAGGTTCAGGGAGAGGAGGTTTGACCTTTTCAAGCTTGTGTTTGCCACAGTGGTTGTCTTCCTTCTGATTTGGGCACCCTACAATGTAGCACTTTTCCTGTCTGCTTTCAAAGAATACTTTTCCCTGGATGACTGCGAGAGCAACTACAATCTGGACAGAAGTGTTCAGATAACAAAAATCATCACCACCACTCACTGCTGTGTCAACCCTCTCCTCTACGTGTTTCTCGAAGAGGCATTTAGAAAATACCTCCGGCACCTTCTCCACCTGCGTAATAGCACCCCACTTCAATCCAGTGAGGAATCTGTACAAGGCACATCAAGGGACAAACATAGCCATTCCACCCAACTGTGAACTAGTATCCATCAATGGCAAGACAAATAAACATGGGTTTTTGTGTCTTTgaattgttttgtgttttttacaCATTTGTATATCAAATAGAACGGAGGAAGACAAAGGGggtaaacatttactgagcactgaaTTTgtctcaggcactgtgctaggctctttACAAATGTGAGCACCTTCACCTCTCCTTACATGTCCATGGTGTGGATGGGACTGGTCTCATTTCTCTGAGAAGGACACCATGGCTCAGAAATTTGGCCAAGCTCATACAACTAGAAAATGACAGGACTGAGACACAAATCCAGGTACCACTTGCTCCAGCATGCCAAAATTCCAACATTGGGCAACAAGATACatgaaatcaatatattttaaaacatttattaaatgtatcttaaaacaattaagaaattgcttttaaaatcaatttgacCACATTCCAAATTGGAAGCAACCTGTTTATATGGAAGTAGCTTTTCAGACACATTTTCTtgcatgtaattaaaaaaaactgtctAGTTAGAGGCTATGGGGAAAAGATGTATGTTCTATGGAAGTTCTCTTGGCTACCTGCCACACCCCAAGTCCCTGGACCCCACACCGGCACCCCAACCTGTGAGCTTCCCAAGgtttctagattttctcctattttatcttCAAGGCTATGGAATCTTAGGACATTTAACACAGTAAGTGCACAAAATTATGTTTAGAAATGTGTAATAAAATGGATGCTATGCCCTTTTAAATATAACACATACCTCAGGCCTCACCAACCTGTTGTTATAAAATGATGTCTCACTTCCTTCCTATGGCTGAGTTAGTAGAGCATAGGCTCTCCCCAGCCACATCAATGGAAAGCCAACTTGTCATGTAGAGTTATGTCCCCTGGGATCCCCCAGATCTGTAAGGGTGGCTCATCCTTGATTCTAAAAccatcctcctgtctctggcGTTCAGAGCCGGACTCCACACTTACTGATCTCTTGATAATCTTGCCCCTGGTTCTTGAGGCCTCAAAGCCACCACTGCCTTGCTGATATGGAACAGCCATTGCTCGTGACTGAGTCCTGCAGACACAGGTCCTCAGCTGGCTGCCTCCTTCTGCTGGTCCAGCTTCGCGCTTGCCCTGGACAGAACTCGAGGCTCAGCAGTGATCCTTGCTGAAGGCCTAACCAGGTTGCCCTCTCCTGCTGCACTCCAGAGCACAGCACACTCTGCTCCCCTCCCGGATCAGGCATCCGCTCCTGCCATCGAGCCTTCGAGGAAAATGGTGGGTCCCTGTCCCTCCTTCACAGGAGGCTCCTTTCTCCCCAGCTGAAATCGATGGTGCAGACTGGGACACATGGAGACCTCTGGCCCGCCGAAACCACACTGGCCAACGAAAAAGTGTCCTTAATTTCTTCCTCAAGAATAATGGATAGAAATTTGCTGTATATTGATGAAATGAGGTGGAAAAAATCTTGTTTTCCAAACATAGGAATTCGCCATGTACTACCTCATAACCCAAAGACCTCGTTTGTGTTAGAGGAAATATCTGAAAAGCTTATTAGAATGGTGGAAGAGCACCTCAAGTGACATGCTTGGATAACAACAAATGGCTCCCAGCTAGATTCCATGGCCGTGGGTCTCAAGCATTAGCACACATCACAACTACCATGTtgaaacacagattgctgagccCACCCCAGAGGTTCCGACTCAGTATGTCTGGGGTGGGTGCCCAGAATGTGCATTGCTGACACGTTCCCAgaggatgctgatgctgctggcctggGGACGTCACTCTGAGAACCACGGTGCTAGGGAGAAGGAACTCAGCTGACTAATGACTTTGGTCTTGTGCTGAAGACTCTGTGGAATTTATAGCCAGCAGTGAATTGTTCAGGAAAGTAAAGGGGTTTGTGACATGGGGTGGGGAGTGTGATAGAAGGGGGCAGAGAGGATAAATGAAGCAGCTGTTGGTTGGAGAGGAATTAGGAAGAGGAACAAAATGACTTACGCCAGTGATTTCAATTTTGCTGAACCCATGATGAAAACCTCTTCTCTGGCACCTTGCACCACTCACTGAGGCCTTGCGGCTGGGTTTACTCTTTGTAGATAGGGCTATGGGTCTGGCCCCAAGCTGGGCTGGAGTGAGCCCAAGTAACAGGTATAACTAAAAGAAGTCACTCACGGTTCCTTCCCAGAACAAAGGATCCCTCTATCCCAAAGGTGAATGCTAGTCCccaccataaaagaaaagaaagaaagaaactaatggTGACATTTGAAATGGCAGTTTTTCTAACTTCAGAAAGATGTGGAacaattggaactctcatacgctgctggtaggaatgtaaaatggtgcaaccactttggaaaatgtggCAGTGTTGTAAAAAGTTAAGCCTATACCTACCAGACATTCTGCCCCTGagtgtttacccaagagaaatgaaaacgtacGCCCACACACAGGCTTGCACACAGGTGTTCAGAGCAGCTTATTTACGTAAGTAAATAAGGGACAGTTGGGAAATAACCCAACTGTCCCTccacaggtgaatggataaacagacaGTGGTACATCTGTATAATGGAATACTgctcatcaataaaaaggaacaaacgaCTGACATACACAGTCACATGCATGAAACCTCAAAATGCTGAGGGAAGGaagccagattttttttaaaagaatatttatgattccatttatataaaattctagaaaatgcaaatgaatccATAGTGACAGCAAATCAGTGGTTCTGAGGAtgttgggggtgagggggggGAGGAGAGATTACAAAGGGGCACAAAGCAACCTGGGGGGATGGTGGATATGTTTGCTATTTTGATGGTGGCGATGGTTTCACTGGCATATACATGTGTGAAAACTTATGATATTGTATGTCTTAAATATGCCATTTATTGTATGTCAACTATACCCTGagacaataatttaaaaagcctCTAAGATCTTCCTGTTACTCCATTATGTGAGTGCAACTTGTCTTGGCAAGGCACTGTAAACATTCACCTGAGGTGATCCAGTGCCCACGTCTCTGTCATGTCTCCAGAGCTTCCAGTAAAATACAGGACGCTCGAGGACCTCAACTTCCCACCTCCTTCACTGaccagggggagggggagggtgctGGGGGTGACCCCACAGGGAGACCAGTCTCAACCAGAATGACGTTAAAGGGGAAAGCAAAACACCATGACAAGATAAGAGACAGACCAGGGAAGAAAGCATCccagtagattaaaaaaaaaaaaaaaaagctagaaaagcTCAAGAGGAGaagaataaagaacagagaaattcTCTTCATAAATTTATAGAAGTAGGTCTGGACTCTTCACCCACTTCTCCTATTATACCATAGGACAGAAATCTCAGAGCAAATGGACTATCTTCAGATATTTCCAGACACAATGATGAGCTCAAAGAAAAATCTCGTCcgaattttcaaaatgaaaacacgGAGTTTATAGAGAATAAAGCTCTATAAATTCTTACCGTGATTGAGAGTGTGTTGAAAATCAAAAGTTCCTGAGGGGTGATCCAGCTACGACGGCCCACTTAGGTAGCATGTTTGAGACGTTAATAGTCCAACAAGGTCTTCCTGTCACGTCAGACCAAGAAGACAGTTTCCTAAGGATGAAACAGTGTGTGCTTTTCCACTTTTGCACAAACTACTGCATTAAAGAGCTAACaaacaatgaaaagcaaaagagaagatGGATAATGTGTTTAAGAAAAACTGACAGTGATTCTGTTTTGCctgtaaattattttgtaatgaaaaaaCGTTTCCTATGAGGTAAAAATAATTCTGATGAGGGCCACTTGAGAGAAAGATTGAAACACATCTCACAAACTGTCTCCTGTGCATCTCAATTCTGTGTATTTGTGGGTACAAATggaactaatttaaaaatgggaaacaaagtTGATGtggtgaatggaaaaacaatacaGTTTGAAGCTGAAAAAACAATacaagatgcccagttaaatttgagtgTCAGTtaagcaacaaataatttttaagtataggTATGTCCCATAAACCACAATTACAGTATTTGTTGattgtctgaaattcaaactcaACTGGATGTCTTATAGAGGGGGAGGATTCCTAAACCTGGCAACTTTAATTTCAACGTATTTactcatttttacaaaatagatCTTTTATGACAGCCAGGACGAGAGCAAAGATAAACGGCCCCAGGACTCCTTTTAACGGGCTGTTAAAAAGCGCTACCATGTGGTGGGTGGCAGCCCCTGACCAAGCCTTTCCTCTCCCCGTTGCCCTAAACTGACGCAGGGTGACTGCAACACTTAGGACTCCCAGAGCCTGTGTGGGCAGCCACATTGGTGTCTGGAAGGAATCAGTGCTTTAGCTTGAGGAGCTGGGAATGACTCTCCCAGTTTTCTTGTTGGTCGAGCGAAAATCAGCTCAAAGGTGGCCTACACTAAATGTACTGTAGAAGTGCCAGAACTTCCTTGGTGTAGTAGAGAAGAAAGTGTCCAAGTACTTAGGGAGATTAGCATGCTGGCAGATCTGCTGTGTCAGGTAAGACTCGCTCACCCACCCAGGAAGGGCCTGGAGGACATTCCCTTTGCCGCACTGTGAAGGATAAATGAGTTCCAACATCCTTAAGGAACTCTGTGTGGCTCTTCTGTGTAGGTCAGGAACTGTAGTGAGAGTTGCTACTGTCAAACTGGGATTCCTAAATACACTGGGGATGGTGGCACTCTAAAGATGCAGGGACCATATGGTGACACTGAATTGCCAGAGACAATGTGTGTGTGGCTACCATGATGGACAGTGGAGCCGAGGCAGTGATCAGAGCAGTCTGACCCCCAGAGATCTTTGGCATTGACTATTGATCACGGTGTCCCTACAACGGAAACCCAGGGACAGTCTACTAAACTCTTACTTGATCTGTATAAGCAGAAGAGTTTTATCTCTAGTGAACAGAAGTCTAACTTCAATCACCAAAACGAGGAGgggacttttaaaatttgttcttgtGGTCacctgctatagactgaatgtttatgtcccctcgGCCACCTACTCTTTGGAACACAGCCTGGAGCCATTCTCTAGGTGGGACCCTTTCGGAGGGTCTGTGAGGTCAAACTATTTTCATCGTGATACTGAGAACTTATTCCTCTCTCATTACCTCATGAGTGGCATTTTCCAGAGGCTATTTGGCATTTGATATTCCAACAGATTGGAGGAAGAAGGAGATAGAGAATCCAGCTTCTTTTATTAAGTCAGACATTAAAAggaatttgcaaaaatgtaaaataatgcctCTCTTGTCGCTAaagttttttcttctgaaaaatacagatatttttcataataatatttatgttaGTGTGTAATAGGcttattattgtttaaaaaatcaattaatgctatcaatatttaaaaatttttgtgtttaaatGTCTAGTGCTGTAACTAgcccacataaacagaagctctATGGTGTCCTCAAGTTTTAAGCACATAAAAGGGTTCTGATATCCAAAAAGTTTAGAACCACTGCCCTGAAACTCTCTCTGGGTGCACAAGGAGATGTTTGTAAGAATGTCCAGTCAGGACATAATAAGAAACCAGAAATAGTGGAAATCTCAATGCCTATCATCAGGAGAGAAGACAGATAAATTGTGGCCTATTTCTACAGTAGGTACCATACAGGAGTCAATGGGTCAGTGCCTATCATAGATACTGCAAAATGAGCTAGTAGGAGGACTAGATTATGAGACtatatgcataattttaaaagcatagtaAACCACACTGTGTTCTGTTTATGAGTACCtgagctaaaaacaaaaaaacatgactCAGAGGGAGTGAGCAGGTGTATAAGGTGCTGGGCAGGTGCTTTCTTGCTCAAAGGACAAAATGTGCAGGCCCTCCCTGGGAGCAGCTCCTGGGCTAGGCCTTGGCTGGAGACAGTGAGGGGGCCAGTACCTGTCCTTGCCCAGGCATCTGGTGTGATGGGAGACTGGGACTTCTCTCTCCTTAGGGTATATTGCTGGCCTTGCCCGCTGCAAACAAGCGGCTTCTGATGTTCTTTACTAACAGgattagagaaaaggaaatttgccAGCTGCAAACCAGGTGCGAGGGGAAGTGCTGATTTGCCCCAGCAATGAAACCACACCTGACGCTGCAGCTGCAGTGGCAGCCCCCACTTGATTAAGTTTGCAGTGATCCACTTTCGTTCTCCAAGATGCCTTTGTCTCCTGCCCAGGACAAATAGGCAAGCTGAATGGGGGTGTGGTGGGAATCTTCACCCTTGGTCTTTCAAGTTCCTGCTGCAGTTCCTCCAGACATGCGGTATTGCCTTCGGTATTTGGCTGGTAGAGGCGGTTCCAAAGGCTTCCACTTGGCCCTCACTCTGTGGGTCAGAGAACCAGTGTGGGGACTCTGCCAGTTGCTGAGCATCTCTATTCCAATTACGCATCCTGAAACTGGGGACATAACTATAGGATGGACACAGGGACCCTCCGGGCCCGTTGTGAGACAGACCTGAGCTAAAACTCCGGGATCAATGACATCCAGAAACTCCTGCTTTGCCTGGTAGACCACGGAGATGTTTTAGGTCCCTTGGAATTAGTGTCAGTGCAGAGCCGTGTCCAGGAATCTCCAAAAAGcctaatttattcatatttccttttccccagtgcCCAGTCACCCTGGTAAATGGCCCTGGGTTCCTTTAGGGAAGGCTGGGAGAAAGATGCTGGGAATAAATTGCTTACAATGTCACAGGATCTTTCGTCAAGAAGATCCAGCCTCCCTTTCATTCAAGGGGTCTGGGGCTGCAAACTGCCTCCAACCTGGGAATTGATGGAAGGGCCATGACTCAGTTTTGGTGATTAAAGTTAGACTTCAATCTGTTGCAGTCAGACTCTGTAGGAGCACTGTGGAGAGAACAAGCCCATGCTTCTGATTTTACCCACAAAGGAAGCtgagcccagagaagttaagggactgacccaaggtcacacagccacgaCCCAGCAGCAAAGCTGGGACTGGGCTAGATGTCCTGCTGCACAGGCCACTTCTTTCTCCCACTCAGGCCTGGGCTGTGATTATTTCTGAACACAATGATCTGCCAAACGAGTCTGATGCCCTTTACGGGTAAAAGCCAATTCCGTGAGAAAGAAGTATGCACCACCTCAGGCCCTCAGTCGGCTTTCCCAAGACCTAGGAGCACATGGCATTCCTCCTGGTGTGACGTGGTGGGAGGTTCACAGCCCCACAGAGTACATGACTTGTCCAAAGCAAACCCACACTACCAGTGAAGAGGCCTGCATCAGAGCACACCACGGGGGCCCTGCGGCGGGCACGGGGACCAGCTTGAAGCCCACTGCCTCTCAGATCTCACCAGCACCCCTGGGCATCAGTGCTGAGGCACCGGCAGCAGAGAATGTTCTCAGGCAAAATGTCGACAGATGCTGCTAAAACGTCCCCGTAAATCTCTGTGTGAATGTACAGTCCTGCCAACACTACCTAAGATCACCTGCTTCATCACATCCTCATCGTTAATAACTTCAATTGTAAATCATGGTAATCTAACCAAAGAAAAGTGATTACCTTATTACTAGTGAGTTGggtatctttttaaaaggttatGTAACATCAATATTCCTTCTTCTGCTGTAGTATTTTCACTTatcatattttacatacattctatatgtatataaatatcagTAGAACATCTGGCCCAGTTTTCATTGTTCTTCACATGTTTAGAAACACACTAAGCACAAGGCAGGGAACCGATGGGGACTGACCCAGGGCTGCTTGGCGCTTGTCTGCAGCCGCTCTGAGGCCCTCAGCGACCCCCACCACACGCTCCTCAGCTTCCCCTGGTTTGTGCATTAGGTAAGTCCAACAATTTGCATGGGTATACGTAACAAAGACTCAGCTCCAATGGAAAATGGTGAGCTGGATTTTATGACtggaaaaagaaggtaaaaagaaatatgGGATTTGATTACATGGGGCAGGGGTGAAGGAGTTCAAACCCCGGTGGAAAAAAACATTCATTGGAATTGTTTGAAAAttcaaggattaaataaaattctttttccattcaaTAGGAATTAGATTACTCTAAATCCACAGACTATTTTGTAGAATGCACAGAAACATGGGaacaagaaaagcaaagaaaggaaggcaTGGCAAATAAGCTGGAAGAGGGAACAACTTCTTTTGAGAAAGCTCTGGGCCTGAGAGGCCCCAGGAGacagatataaaaatgataagaGGGTGTGCCCAAACCAGTCTTAGAGTTGTGGCCCGGAGTGGGGGGAGATGAAGCCATTACTGGGTGGCTGAGTGTGTCTGGTGTTACAGCTGGGTTTGGCGGTGGGCTAACATTGCTAGGTTTGGCAATGGAGGAGGGGTTTCTGAAATCAAACGTGAATGATTCCCCTGCAGGGAGCCCCATCTTGGAAGCCACCACAGCGCTCTGTGGGGAAGTGTCACCAGTGCAGGGTAAATTGTGAAATGTCACAGGAAGTGCTGAGGAAGGGGCTCGGGCATCCTGTACCTGGTCAGTGTTCTGTTTCGGGGTGGCCTGCGCAGCAGGCAGGCAGAGCCCTGACAGCGGCCTCCTGACCAGGGGCACATGGGACTGAGATCCAGCCACCGTGCTCATCAGGCTGTGCTCCCTGCAAGGGACAGTAGGTACCCGGGCAGAGGGCACCTCCCGAGGACCGCACAGAGCCCTGGGTGGCAGGCAGGGCATCCTGTGCCTCCTGGGCATATTCCCCGGTGCTAGCACACTGCACCCCGTgccacgtgtgtgcacatgtgtgcccggGGCTTTTCCTGTAACACTGGCCCTGCCAGTGATTCCGTTTGCTCGGAAACGTCACACGTGTAGCAGGTTAATTCCACTTAGGGGAGATGAGAAGTCGTGACTTCCTCTTGAAAGGTCAGGCTCAAAAAAGAGCCTGATGTACCATTTTTGGCTttcctctcacagttctgagaAGTGGAGTTAGACCACCCAGCCCAAGCCCGGAAGGCGGTAGGGGACGGGCAGGGGAGGGCTGAGAAAGGCTCGCCTGGCCACAggggctcaggtctgtgggggACGTGCCTGTCCCGGGAGGAGAGCCTGGAACAACAGCGTCCTCGGtgcctctctcccttctccccacgtCCCTGGGGGGTAGAGAGTGCAGGAGCACACGCACCCCAACAGTTTAATAACTGGAAATAGGGCATTAGAGGGTGACCAGGAAATGACACGTTCGGGCTTTCTCTCAGCTCAACAGGGGGGAACAGAAAATCTCTCTGCTTACCTCAAAGTTCACACGCTGGTTCCTCCCAGTGACTAGAAAGCTCGGACTGTCGCCCTGGCAAAGCCGAGGCTGAGGAAACgtgctttctcttccttttctccgtCTGTCCCTGCCTTCCCCAAGAGTCTCCCCATCCTCTAACATTTGGGGGTGAAATTCTCCCTTAAAATCCACATACTGTATCCCGGGCCCACCTCCTGTCCTGCAGACAGCCCAGGGCCCTCCTCAGAACCCCCTCACCTTCCCTGCCGCCTCTCACCTCCGCGTCCCCGCTGCCCCTCAGCTGTCgtcctcccaccctctcctctcGGGCCGCTGTCATCTGTCCACATGCTTGCCCCACAGGCAGACACTGGCTGGGTGGCCTGGGTGCTCCCCAAAGGGACACCACAGCTGACAAAGGCCAGTCGTGGATCTGTTCTAGGTGTCCACGACGAAGCTCCCTGGCAGTTTTCTAGTTGCTGTGTCTCTGGGGCCCACTGGTCCTCTCCAAGCAGGCTTTTCTGCCGCCTCCTTGCCTCTCCCACCTGTGGTCAGCAGAGAGTTCCCTGTTCATTTAGTAGAGCAGGTCGGCTCTCCTAGGCTGGAACCTGTCACCGCGGGGGTAGAGGGCTCACCTTGCCCCACTGACATGGCCTCACACACGCT
Proteins encoded in this window:
- the CCRL2 gene encoding C-C chemokine receptor-like 2, giving the protein MANYTSAPEDEYDVLIEGDLKDNEAEQCDKYDAQVLSAQLAPLLFSLVFLAGLLGNIVVVLILVKYKGLKHVENIYFLNLAVSNLCFSLTLPFWAYTASHGGGLSDPMCKILVGLCSVGPYAGALFNVLLTVQRYLVFSHTRCFSRATRKVPCRIITSVLAWVTVIILVILPECMFYKPQMEAPVYKCTFSRPPFLPMEETFRKNFLTLMMNISVIVFPLFVLIFFYVPMRKTLRFRERRFDLFKLVFATVVVFLLIWAPYNVALFLSAFKEYFSLDDCESNYNLDRSVQITKIITTTHCCVNPLLYVFLEEAFRKYLRHLLHLRNSTPLQSSEESVQGTSRDKHSHSTQL